One part of the Mangrovibacillus cuniculi genome encodes these proteins:
- the spoVT gene encoding stage V sporulation protein T, translating to MKATGIVRRIDDLGRVVIPKEIRRTLRIREGDPLEIFVDREGEVILKKYSPISELSDFAKEYAEALYDSLGSPVLICDRDTVITVAGGSKKEQLNKSISTTVEKIMEERTSVLHDKKGNASFVDGIEEEVNSYTVAPIVANGDPIGSVIIYSKDRTLTEVEHKAVETAASFLARQMES from the coding sequence ATGAAAGCAACTGGTATTGTAAGACGTATTGATGATTTAGGACGAGTTGTTATACCGAAAGAAATTAGACGTACTCTTCGTATTCGTGAAGGGGACCCTTTAGAGATTTTCGTAGATCGCGAAGGAGAAGTTATCTTAAAGAAATATTCTCCTATTAGCGAATTAAGTGACTTCGCGAAAGAATACGCAGAAGCATTATATGATAGTTTAGGAAGTCCTGTATTAATCTGTGATAGAGATACTGTCATTACAGTAGCAGGTGGTTCTAAGAAAGAACAATTGAATAAGAGTATTAGTACAACGGTAGAAAAGATTATGGAAGAGCGTACATCTGTTTTGCATGATAAGAAAGGAAATGCTTCTTTTGTAGATGGTATAGAGGAAGAAGTAAATTCTTATACAGTAGCGCCTATTGTGGCCAACGGTGATCCAATCGGTTCTGTAATTATCTATTCAAAAGATCGCACTCTTACAGAAGTAGAGCACAAAGCTGTAGAGACAGCAGCAAGTTTCTTAGCTCGTCAAATGGAATCATAA